Proteins encoded by one window of Polaribacter haliotis:
- a CDS encoding SAM hydrolase/SAM-dependent halogenase family protein, with product MSLITLTTDFGTKDHFVGAVKGAIYSELEDAKIVDITHEITPFNITETAYILKNSYKSFPKGTIHIIGVDSELSEDNKHIALELDGHFFVCPDNGLISMIASEINPTKIVEINIHDRIESSFPVLDVFVQVACFIARGGNLTVIGREITEFKKLVEIQPKVNQAQNQIIGGVIYIDNYGNVITNISKKMFNDIGKGRAFKATARRYSFNTIFTKYNEITGKNSHKSHQFDGQKLAIFNTAGFLEIAIYRSNLDTVGGASSLLGLEYRDSVIIEFINDSKPDFSPLS from the coding sequence ATGTCTCTAATTACTTTAACTACAGATTTTGGAACCAAAGACCACTTTGTGGGTGCTGTAAAAGGGGCTATTTATTCTGAATTAGAGGATGCTAAAATCGTAGATATAACTCACGAAATAACACCTTTTAACATTACAGAAACTGCCTATATTTTAAAAAATTCTTATAAAAGTTTTCCTAAAGGAACTATACATATTATTGGGGTAGATTCGGAATTAAGTGAAGACAATAAACATATTGCCTTAGAATTAGATGGGCATTTTTTTGTTTGTCCAGATAATGGCTTAATTTCTATGATTGCTTCAGAAATAAATCCAACAAAAATTGTAGAGATAAATATTCACGATCGAATTGAAAGTAGTTTTCCTGTTTTAGATGTTTTTGTTCAAGTAGCTTGTTTTATAGCCAGAGGTGGAAATTTAACTGTAATTGGTAGAGAAATTACAGAGTTTAAAAAATTGGTTGAAATTCAACCAAAAGTAAATCAAGCTCAAAATCAAATTATTGGAGGTGTTATTTATATTGATAATTATGGAAATGTAATTACGAATATCAGTAAAAAAATGTTTAATGATATTGGCAAAGGAAGAGCTTTTAAAGCAACAGCTAGACGTTATTCTTTTAATACAATTTTTACAAAATACAACGAAATAACTGGCAAAAACTCACATAAAAGTCATCAATTTGATGGGCAAAAGTTAGCCATTTTTAATACTGCTGGTTTTTTAGAAATTGCAATTTATAGAAGCAATCTAGATACTGTTGGTGGTGCGTCTTCTCTTTTAGGTCTAGAATATAGAGATTCAGTAATTATTGAATTTATAAATGATTCTAAACCCGATTTTTCTCCTTTATCTTAA
- a CDS encoding HAD family hydrolase, whose translation MIKNIIFDFGDIFINLDKMATFKAMAELGVSNITEEMMQIYHQYEKGFMSTEDFIKFFHNKFNIPKTDLVNAWNAVLLDFPKERLSFLQELSASKKYRLFLLSNTNDLHIKWVQNSLGVQFYNDFKNAFEQFYLSHEINFRKPDTNIYEFVLNENSLKAEETLFVDDLEENTNSASQLGIHTWNLTPGVDDVTELFEKNKQLL comes from the coding sequence ATGATTAAAAACATCATCTTCGATTTTGGAGATATTTTTATCAATTTAGATAAAATGGCGACTTTTAAAGCGATGGCTGAATTAGGGGTTTCAAATATTACAGAGGAAATGATGCAGATTTATCATCAATATGAAAAAGGGTTCATGTCCACTGAAGATTTTATAAAGTTTTTTCATAATAAATTTAATATCCCAAAAACCGATTTAGTAAATGCTTGGAATGCTGTTTTATTGGATTTTCCAAAAGAGAGATTGTCGTTTTTACAAGAATTATCTGCTAGCAAAAAATATCGATTATTTTTATTGAGTAACACCAACGATTTACATATAAAATGGGTTCAAAATAGTTTGGGAGTACAATTTTATAATGATTTTAAAAATGCTTTTGAGCAGTTTTATTTATCACACGAAATTAACTTTAGAAAGCCAGACACCAATATTTACGAGTTTGTTTTAAATGAAAATTCCTTAAAAGCAGAAGAAACCTTGTTTGTAGACGATTTGGAAGAAAACACAAATTCTGCAAGTCAATTAGGAATTCATACTTGGAATTTAACTCCAGGTGTGGATGATGTTACTGAGCTTTTCGAGAAAAATAAGCAACTATTATAA
- a CDS encoding low molecular weight protein-tyrosine-phosphatase has product MKKVLMVCLGNICRSPLAQGILQSKVNSEAIFVDSAGTAAYHVGNLADERSIDVAHKYGIDITNQRARKFVVKDFDTFDVIYAMDASNYDNILSLARNNEDEQKVKMILNELQPNENNSVPDPYYGGNQGFENVFKMLNEACEIIAKKYYI; this is encoded by the coding sequence ATGAAAAAAGTACTTATGGTTTGCTTAGGGAACATTTGTCGTTCGCCATTAGCACAAGGTATTTTGCAGTCTAAAGTAAATTCAGAGGCAATTTTTGTAGATTCTGCTGGAACAGCAGCTTATCATGTTGGCAATCTTGCAGATGAACGTTCTATAGATGTTGCACATAAATATGGAATAGATATTACAAACCAAAGAGCTAGAAAATTTGTAGTAAAAGATTTCGATACTTTTGATGTTATTTATGCAATGGATGCTAGTAATTACGATAATATTCTCTCATTAGCAAGAAATAACGAAGATGAGCAAAAAGTAAAAATGATATTAAACGAATTGCAACCAAACGAAAATAATTCAGTTCCAGATCCATATTATGGAGGAAACCAAGGTTTCGAAAATGTTTTTAAAATGTTAAACGAAGCTTGTGAAATTATAGCTAAAAAATATTACATTTAA
- a CDS encoding DUF2279 domain-containing protein, whose product MIFKIKKYCLCLALLFYSIIGFSQNSSFFKKSDTLNKQRRNTVIITESLLAGGSLLALNELWYKDYERSSFHFTNDNAEWKQMDKIGHFMTSYYVGKVGMEVLDWAGVSKKNQLIYGATYGFTFLTAVEILDGFSKEWGASAGDILANAAGTGLLIGQELLWKEQRITVKYSFNQTEFAKQRPNTLGKNYLQQALKDYNGQTYWLSANIWSFNKESSFPKWLNVAFGYGADGMLYGETKPSNPFPQDPYRQFYLSLDLDLTKINTNSKFLKSVFSVVNFIKIPAPTLEINTKGQVKFHYLYF is encoded by the coding sequence ATGATTTTTAAAATTAAAAAGTATTGTCTTTGCCTTGCATTACTCTTCTACTCTATTATCGGGTTTTCTCAAAACTCCTCTTTTTTTAAAAAATCTGACACTTTAAATAAACAAAGAAGAAATACAGTAATTATTACTGAAAGTTTATTGGCTGGTGGTTCTTTATTGGCATTAAACGAACTTTGGTATAAAGACTACGAACGTTCTAGCTTTCATTTTACAAACGATAATGCAGAATGGAAACAAATGGACAAAATCGGTCATTTTATGACTTCTTATTATGTTGGTAAAGTAGGAATGGAAGTTTTAGATTGGGCTGGTGTTTCTAAGAAAAACCAGCTTATTTACGGTGCTACTTATGGCTTTACTTTTCTTACAGCCGTAGAAATTTTAGATGGCTTCTCGAAAGAATGGGGTGCTTCTGCTGGTGATATTTTGGCAAATGCAGCAGGAACTGGTTTATTAATTGGTCAAGAATTACTTTGGAAAGAACAACGAATAACCGTAAAATATTCCTTCAATCAAACTGAATTCGCAAAACAACGCCCAAATACATTAGGCAAAAATTATTTACAACAGGCTTTAAAAGATTATAATGGACAAACTTATTGGCTTTCTGCGAATATTTGGTCTTTTAACAAGGAAAGTTCGTTTCCTAAATGGTTAAATGTTGCTTTTGGTTATGGTGCAGATGGCATGTTATATGGAGAAACAAAACCATCAAACCCTTTCCCACAAGATCCTTACAGACAATTTTACTTGAGTTTAGACTTAGATTTAACAAAAATCAATACAAATTCGAAATTCTTAAAATCGGTCTTTTCTGTTGTTAATTTCATAAAAATACCTGCTCCAACTCTAGAAATTAACACCAAAGGTCAAGTTAAATTTCATTATCTGTATTTTTAA
- a CDS encoding peptidoglycan-binding protein LysM has protein sequence MRSQNRNIFFIKNKFILFGIVLIFISATTIDNKKVSTKEISKTRIIAFPKLIDNSLLYLPKDFMAFKEAVAFKESQGKYRVVNTLGYLGKYQFGRTTLERFRIYNTQHFLNNPELQEKAFVALCKVNKWILRKDIKRSVGKTINGIKITESGILAAAHLSGAGNVKKFLRSGGTECFSDAYGATIQSYLKKFEGYNVSNIIADKKARV, from the coding sequence TTGCGCTCGCAAAACAGAAATATATTTTTTATCAAAAATAAATTCATTTTATTCGGTATTGTTTTAATTTTTATCAGTGCAACAACTATTGATAATAAAAAGGTTTCAACAAAAGAAATCTCCAAGACAAGAATAATTGCTTTTCCAAAGCTTATAGATAATTCCCTTCTATACCTTCCAAAAGACTTTATGGCGTTTAAAGAAGCTGTTGCTTTTAAAGAGTCGCAAGGAAAATACAGAGTTGTTAATACTTTAGGATATTTAGGAAAATACCAATTTGGACGCACCACTTTAGAGCGTTTTAGAATTTATAACACACAACACTTTTTAAATAACCCTGAACTACAAGAAAAAGCATTTGTTGCTTTGTGTAAGGTAAACAAATGGATTTTAAGAAAAGACATTAAACGCTCGGTTGGAAAAACCATAAATGGTATTAAAATTACAGAATCTGGAATTTTAGCAGCGGCACATTTAAGTGGCGCTGGAAATGTAAAAAAATTCTTAAGAAGTGGAGGAACTGAGTGTTTTTCAGATGCTTATGGAGCAACTATACAATCTTATTTAAAAAAGTTCGAAGGGTATAATGTTTCTAATATTATTGCCGATAAAAAAGCGAGAGTATAA
- a CDS encoding SAM-dependent methyltransferase — translation MIGKLYLIPTTLGDTAEPLEVMPLSVKKVIEQIDFYIVENEKSARRFIKKISPKKSQPSLHIMLLDKYAEELETTKYLDVCKEGINVGLLSEAGVPAIADPGASIVKLAHENNIQVVPLVGPSSILMAMMSSGMNGQNFAFNGYIPIDKGERKRVIKDLEKLSKEKNQSQIFIETPYRNEKMFADLKATLAPTTNLCIAADITLPTEYIKTMSIQNWKRHTPDLHKKPAIFIIQK, via the coding sequence ATGATTGGTAAACTCTATTTAATTCCCACAACTTTAGGAGATACAGCAGAGCCTTTAGAGGTAATGCCATTATCTGTAAAAAAAGTAATCGAACAAATAGATTTTTATATTGTAGAAAACGAAAAATCTGCAAGAAGATTTATTAAAAAAATTTCTCCGAAAAAATCGCAACCAAGTTTACATATTATGTTGTTAGATAAATATGCAGAGGAATTAGAAACAACTAAATATTTAGATGTTTGTAAAGAGGGTATAAATGTTGGTTTACTTTCGGAAGCAGGAGTTCCTGCAATTGCAGATCCTGGAGCAAGTATTGTAAAATTGGCGCACGAAAATAACATTCAAGTTGTTCCTTTAGTAGGACCTTCTTCAATACTAATGGCGATGATGAGTTCTGGTATGAATGGGCAAAATTTTGCTTTTAACGGATATATTCCTATTGATAAAGGCGAAAGAAAAAGAGTAATAAAAGATTTAGAAAAGCTTTCTAAAGAAAAAAATCAGTCTCAAATATTTATTGAAACACCTTATAGAAACGAGAAAATGTTTGCAGATTTAAAAGCAACATTGGCACCAACTACAAATTTATGCATTGCTGCAGATATTACACTGCCAACAGAATATATAAAAACAATGTCTATTCAAAATTGGAAACGTCACACACCAGATTTGCATAAGAAACCTGCTATTTTTATCATTCAGAAGTAG
- a CDS encoding LEA type 2 family protein translates to MKKLLYFISLILLLVGCSVKKEPIFIKVDNVKILSFAGDTIKLKADAFFENPNDVSGKITTEDIKILVNEVEVAEVFSEEFKVPARNEFSIPLMAHIPTKNLLNTGKGGALGGLLNSLISNKVNVRIKGKLEYIVFGFTKEFLIDKKQEIKF, encoded by the coding sequence ATGAAAAAACTACTATATTTTATAAGTTTAATTCTTTTATTAGTTGGATGTTCAGTAAAAAAAGAACCCATTTTTATAAAAGTTGATAATGTGAAAATTCTCAGTTTTGCTGGAGATACTATAAAGTTAAAAGCAGATGCTTTTTTTGAAAACCCTAACGATGTTAGTGGTAAAATTACAACCGAAGATATTAAGATTTTGGTTAATGAAGTTGAGGTGGCAGAAGTTTTTTCTGAGGAATTTAAAGTGCCAGCAAGAAATGAATTTTCAATTCCGTTAATGGCACATATTCCAACAAAAAACCTTTTAAATACAGGTAAAGGTGGTGCTTTAGGTGGTTTGTTAAATTCTTTAATTTCTAATAAAGTAAATGTAAGAATTAAAGGGAAATTAGAGTATATCGTTTTTGGGTTTACCAAAGAGTTTTTAATTGATAAAAAGCAAGAAATTAAATTTTAA
- a CDS encoding IMPACT family protein — protein MKEDAYKTIEKPSEETLFKEKGSKFFGYAFPVFTEDDVKECIEELKKKHHSARHFCYAYQIGIEKIQYRANDDGEPNNSAGLPIYGQIQSFEVTNILIVSVRYFGGTKLGVGGLISAYKTSAQFALEASEIVEKTIDVHYQLKFNYDLMNPVMRIVKEKNIDIINQKLEMDCEYTISVRKNDAEAIFNIFDNLYKVEVKELE, from the coding sequence ATGAAAGAAGACGCATATAAAACTATCGAAAAACCATCTGAAGAAACCCTTTTTAAAGAAAAAGGAAGTAAGTTTTTTGGCTATGCCTTTCCTGTTTTTACAGAAGATGATGTAAAAGAATGCATAGAAGAATTAAAGAAAAAACACCATTCTGCTCGTCATTTTTGTTATGCGTACCAAATAGGAATCGAGAAAATACAATATAGAGCAAATGACGATGGCGAACCCAATAATTCTGCAGGTTTGCCTATTTATGGACAAATTCAATCTTTTGAAGTCACTAATATTTTAATTGTTTCTGTACGTTATTTTGGCGGAACAAAGTTGGGAGTTGGTGGTTTGATTTCAGCATATAAAACTTCTGCGCAATTTGCTTTAGAAGCTTCAGAAATTGTAGAAAAAACAATTGACGTCCATTATCAATTAAAATTCAATTACGATTTAATGAATCCTGTAATGAGAATTGTCAAAGAGAAAAATATTGATATTATCAATCAGAAATTAGAAATGGATTGTGAATACACAATTTCTGTAAGAAAAAATGATGCAGAAGCGATTTTCAATATTTTTGACAATCTATATAAAGTGGAAGTGAAGGAGTTGGAGTAA
- a CDS encoding GNAT family N-acetyltransferase has product MKFNFTIFPELKTERLLLRKANFNDTKAVFDLRSCEEINKFVATKRVKNIEEAKDFINICDKLYKEENRIFWLIHYKNEVIGSIVLHRISLKDSFAEIGYKLKPTFQQKGFMSEALKEVLKFGFKSLDLKTIEAFTHKDNAPSIALLEKNNFVLQPDKTDKGFEHNRIFKLVEN; this is encoded by the coding sequence ATGAAATTTAACTTTACGATTTTTCCTGAATTAAAAACAGAAAGACTTTTATTACGTAAGGCTAATTTTAATGATACAAAAGCTGTTTTCGATTTACGTTCTTGTGAAGAAATAAATAAATTTGTTGCTACTAAAAGAGTTAAAAATATAGAAGAGGCGAAAGATTTTATAAATATTTGCGACAAACTTTATAAAGAAGAGAATCGAATTTTTTGGTTGATTCATTATAAAAACGAAGTAATTGGAAGTATAGTTTTGCACAGAATTTCCTTAAAAGATAGTTTTGCAGAAATTGGTTATAAATTAAAACCAACATTTCAACAAAAAGGCTTTATGAGTGAAGCTCTAAAAGAAGTTTTAAAATTCGGATTTAAAAGTTTAGATTTAAAAACAATTGAAGCTTTTACTCATAAAGATAATGCACCTTCAATTGCGTTATTAGAAAAAAATAATTTTGTACTTCAGCCAGATAAAACAGACAAAGGTTTTGAGCATAATAGAATTTTTAAATTAGTAGAGAACTAA
- a CDS encoding acyl-CoA thioesterase yields MKNSSTKTRVRYSETDQMGVVYHGNYAQFFELGRTEWLRNLGVTYKYMENSGIMLPVISLKCNFIKSALYDDVLTITTFLKKKPMVKIEFDYEIKNQNDEIVCTGNSVLAFINSKTMKPTRCPDYLLESLGF; encoded by the coding sequence TTGAAAAATTCATCAACAAAAACCAGAGTTCGTTATTCGGAAACAGATCAAATGGGCGTGGTTTATCACGGAAATTATGCTCAATTTTTCGAATTAGGAAGAACGGAATGGCTTCGTAATCTAGGAGTTACATACAAATATATGGAAAACAGTGGAATAATGCTACCAGTTATTTCATTAAAATGTAATTTTATAAAATCTGCATTGTATGACGATGTTTTAACAATTACAACTTTCCTTAAAAAAAAGCCAATGGTTAAGATTGAATTTGATTATGAAATTAAAAACCAAAATGATGAAATTGTTTGTACAGGAAACTCGGTTTTGGCTTTTATAAATTCTAAAACGATGAAACCAACAAGATGCCCTGATTATTTATTAGAAAGTTTGGGGTTTTAG
- the dnaA gene encoding chromosomal replication initiator protein DnaA has product MTVNADSVWNECLSFIKDNIKPQAYKTWFEPIKPVKLSGEALTIQVPSKFFYEWLEEHYIKLLRVALVRQLGNDAKLIYDVKMENNYSSNRPQIVKIPSSNRDPLKPQKVTVPLESNKRELRNPFVIPGLQKVKIESQLNPNYNFVNFIEGDSNRLARSAGMAVANKPGGTSFNPLLIYGGVGLGKTHLSHAIGVDIKDKYPDKTVLYISSEKFTQQFIDSVKSNTRNDFIHFYQMIDVLIIDDVQFLSGKAGTQDVFFHIFNHLHQNGKQVILTSDKAPVDMQDIEQRLLSRFKWGLSAELQAPDYETRISILQNKLYRDGVEMPEEIVEYIAKNIKSNVRELEGVIISMIAQASFNRREFSLELAKQIVDKFVKNTKKEVSIDYIQKEVSKYFDMDVATLQSKTRKRHIVQARQLAMFFAKRLTKTSLASIGNQIGQRDHATVLHACKTVDNLTETDKQFRKYVDDLTKKLTF; this is encoded by the coding sequence ATGACTGTAAATGCTGACTCTGTTTGGAACGAATGCTTATCTTTTATAAAAGATAATATAAAACCTCAGGCGTACAAGACATGGTTCGAACCTATAAAACCGGTGAAACTATCTGGAGAAGCATTAACCATACAAGTTCCTAGTAAATTTTTTTATGAATGGTTAGAAGAGCATTACATTAAATTATTGCGTGTTGCATTAGTTAGGCAGTTAGGAAACGATGCAAAACTAATTTACGATGTAAAAATGGAAAATAACTATAGCAGTAATAGACCGCAAATAGTTAAAATTCCTAGTTCTAATAGAGATCCATTAAAACCTCAAAAAGTTACAGTTCCTTTAGAATCTAATAAACGAGAATTAAGAAATCCATTTGTAATTCCAGGTTTACAGAAAGTAAAAATAGAATCTCAACTAAATCCTAATTACAACTTTGTTAATTTTATTGAAGGAGATTCTAATAGATTAGCACGTTCTGCAGGAATGGCAGTTGCCAACAAACCTGGAGGAACATCTTTTAATCCATTATTAATTTATGGTGGAGTTGGTTTAGGAAAAACGCATTTATCGCACGCAATTGGTGTAGATATTAAAGACAAATATCCAGACAAAACTGTTTTATATATTTCTTCGGAAAAATTTACACAACAATTTATAGATTCTGTAAAGTCGAACACCAGAAACGATTTTATTCATTTCTATCAAATGATAGATGTTTTAATTATCGATGATGTTCAGTTTTTATCAGGTAAAGCAGGTACACAAGATGTATTCTTCCATATTTTTAACCATTTACACCAAAATGGAAAGCAAGTAATTTTAACTTCAGACAAAGCACCTGTAGATATGCAAGATATCGAACAGCGTTTGTTATCTCGTTTTAAATGGGGATTGTCTGCAGAATTACAAGCACCAGATTACGAAACAAGAATTTCTATCTTACAAAATAAATTGTATAGAGATGGTGTGGAAATGCCAGAAGAAATTGTAGAATATATTGCCAAGAACATTAAATCGAATGTTAGAGAATTAGAAGGCGTAATTATTTCGATGATTGCCCAAGCTTCTTTTAACAGAAGAGAATTCTCTTTAGAATTGGCAAAACAAATTGTAGATAAATTTGTAAAAAATACTAAAAAAGAAGTTTCTATAGATTACATTCAAAAAGAAGTATCTAAATATTTCGATATGGATGTTGCTACTTTGCAATCGAAAACACGTAAACGTCATATTGTGCAAGCAAGACAGTTAGCAATGTTTTTTGCAAAAAGATTAACCAAAACTTCATTGGCAAGTATTGGAAATCAAATTGGGCAAAGAGATCATGCAACTGTTTTGCATGCTTGTAAAACTGTGGATAATCTAACAGAAACGGATAAACAATTTAGAAAATACGTAGACGACTTAACTAAGAAGTTAACGTTCTAA
- a CDS encoding EamA family transporter, protein MMYLLLSILFSTGLFVIFKYFGIYKVDVLKAIFVNYIVAFSMGFLLAERKIPITEIYLEPWFSGALVLGALFIVIFFVMAMTAQKNGVSVTSIAGKMSVVVPVFFGIILYNESVTFLKIAGIIIALVAVYLSSVKEEKSNKNGTLLFPILLFIGSGTIDTLLKYIQTNHVADQDISIFSGSLFGIAAFFGFLILTFKGIKKREPFGMKNIVAGIVLGVPNYFSIIFLIKALQDKNFESSVLFTVNNVGIVILSTLVGLFIFKEKFSFKNKIGVALAVLGIVLVTVA, encoded by the coding sequence ATAATGTATTTATTACTCAGCATACTTTTTTCGACAGGTTTATTTGTTATTTTTAAATATTTTGGTATTTATAAAGTGGACGTTTTAAAAGCAATATTTGTTAATTATATTGTTGCTTTTTCCATGGGTTTCTTATTAGCAGAAAGAAAAATACCAATTACAGAAATTTATTTAGAACCTTGGTTTTCTGGTGCCTTGGTTTTAGGTGCTTTATTTATTGTAATTTTTTTTGTGATGGCAATGACTGCTCAGAAAAACGGAGTTTCAGTAACTTCTATTGCAGGGAAAATGTCTGTGGTTGTTCCTGTATTTTTTGGAATTATTTTATATAATGAGTCTGTTACTTTTTTAAAAATAGCAGGAATAATTATTGCTTTAGTGGCAGTTTATTTATCTTCTGTAAAAGAAGAAAAGTCAAATAAAAATGGAACTTTGTTATTCCCAATCTTGTTATTTATTGGATCTGGAACCATTGATACTTTGTTAAAATATATTCAAACAAATCATGTTGCAGACCAAGATATTTCTATTTTTTCTGGAAGTTTATTTGGAATCGCAGCTTTCTTTGGTTTTCTAATTTTAACTTTTAAAGGCATAAAAAAAAGAGAACCTTTTGGGATGAAAAATATAGTGGCAGGAATTGTTTTGGGAGTTCCAAATTATTTTTCAATTATATTTTTAATAAAAGCTTTGCAAGATAAAAACTTCGAAAGTTCTGTGTTGTTTACAGTTAATAATGTAGGAATTGTAATTTTATCAACTTTAGTAGGTTTGTTTATATTTAAAGAAAAATTCAGCTTTAAAAATAAAATAGGAGTTGCACTTGCTGTTTTGGGAATTGTTTTGGTGACTGTTGCTTAG
- the ribD gene encoding bifunctional diaminohydroxyphosphoribosylaminopyrimidine deaminase/5-amino-6-(5-phosphoribosylamino)uracil reductase RibD — protein sequence MGHEFYIKRCLQIAKNGIGTSRPNPSVGAVIVLKDKIIGEGFTSSYGGNHAEVNAINSVKNKKLLEKAIIYVTLEPCSHFGKTPPCADLLVKWNLKQVVIGCVDSNSLVSGKGIFRLQKAGINVVVGVLEEECRAHHKRFFTVQEKKRPYIILKWAETKDGFVAPETKNEQKPVWISNKYSQQLVHKLRSKEQAILVGTNTVLADNPKLNVRSWFGENPIRIVLDRELRIPENVNILDGSVKTIVICNGGSLKRENGRKNIFFEEINFSKNVAEQICKVLQKHDIQSLIVEGGTQTLQTFIDENLWDEAMVFIGDNNFGKGIKAPKLKGNKVSEQNIKNDVLKIYKND from the coding sequence ATGGGCCACGAATTTTACATAAAACGTTGTTTGCAAATCGCCAAAAACGGAATTGGAACATCTCGTCCAAATCCTTCTGTTGGTGCTGTAATTGTTTTAAAGGATAAAATTATTGGAGAAGGTTTTACTTCTAGTTATGGAGGAAATCACGCAGAAGTAAATGCAATTAATTCCGTTAAAAACAAAAAGCTCTTAGAAAAAGCAATCATTTATGTGACTTTGGAACCTTGTTCGCATTTTGGAAAAACTCCACCTTGTGCAGATTTGTTGGTAAAATGGAATTTAAAACAAGTAGTAATTGGTTGTGTTGACTCAAATAGTTTGGTTTCAGGAAAAGGAATTTTCCGTTTACAAAAAGCAGGAATTAATGTAGTTGTTGGTGTTTTAGAAGAGGAGTGTAGAGCACATCACAAAAGATTTTTTACGGTTCAAGAAAAAAAGCGACCTTATATTATATTAAAATGGGCAGAAACGAAAGATGGTTTTGTTGCTCCAGAAACTAAGAACGAACAAAAACCTGTTTGGATTTCCAACAAATACTCTCAACAATTAGTCCATAAATTACGCAGTAAAGAACAGGCAATTTTAGTGGGCACAAATACAGTTTTGGCAGACAACCCAAAATTAAATGTTAGAAGTTGGTTTGGAGAAAATCCGATTCGAATTGTATTGGATAGGGAGTTAAGAATTCCCGAAAATGTGAATATTTTAGATGGAAGCGTAAAAACGATTGTTATTTGTAATGGAGGAAGTTTAAAGCGTGAAAATGGAAGAAAAAACATCTTTTTCGAAGAAATTAATTTCTCTAAAAACGTTGCTGAACAAATTTGTAAAGTACTCCAAAAGCACGACATTCAATCTTTAATTGTAGAAGGTGGTACCCAAACTTTACAAACATTTATTGATGAAAATTTATGGGACGAAGCCATGGTTTTTATTGGTGATAACAATTTCGGAAAAGGAATAAAAGCACCAAAGTTAAAAGGAAATAAAGTAAGCGAACAAAACATTAAAAACGATGTTTTAAAAATATATAAGAATGATTAA
- a CDS encoding putative quinol monooxygenase, with amino-acid sequence MFVRIVKMSFHSKYIAKFSAIFEHKKEFIRNSSGCKLLELYQDKTNPEIFFTYSYWENEQDLENYRNSELFKSVWAKTKVLFNDKPQAWSVDKRVSLQ; translated from the coding sequence ATGTTTGTAAGAATTGTAAAAATGAGTTTTCACTCAAAATACATTGCTAAATTTTCAGCTATTTTTGAACATAAAAAAGAATTTATTAGAAATTCGAGTGGTTGTAAATTATTAGAATTATATCAAGATAAAACAAATCCTGAAATCTTTTTTACTTATTCTTATTGGGAAAATGAGCAAGATTTAGAAAATTATAGAAATTCCGAGCTTTTTAAATCTGTTTGGGCGAAAACTAAAGTTTTATTTAATGACAAACCACAAGCTTGGAGTGTAGATAAAAGGGTTAGTCTTCAGTAG